The following DNA comes from Streptomyces pristinaespiralis.
AGACATGGAAGGCATGGCAGAAGGAGAACGGCGGTGCGATCGTGAACATCGCCTCGGTCGCCGGTGTCTCCGCGTCGCCCTTCATCGGTGCGTACGGCATGAGCAAGGCGGCCATGGTCAACCTGACGCTCCAGCTGGCGCACGAGCTCGCGCCGTCCGTACGCGTCAACGCCATCGCCCCCGCGGTGATCAAGACCAAGTTCGCGGAGGCGCTCTACGAGGGCCGGGAGGCCGAGGCGGCCGCCGCCTACCCGCTGGGGCGGCTCGGGGTGCCTTCGGACATCGGTGGCGCCGCCGCGTTCCTCACGTCCGAGCAGTCGGACTGGATCACGGGGCAGACGCTCGTCGTGGACGGCGGTATCTTCCTCAACGCGGGCGTCCACTGACGCCCATCGGACCGCCCTGAGGCGGTTTGTTCCTGAATGATCCAAGTGCCCCGCCGGGCCTCCAGGTTGACCCGGCGGGGCGCTGCGGTATGGTTCGCCGACCCATGGCTGAACGAGGAGCGTGCACGTGTTCTACCGGACCTGTCTGCAGGCCGCTGCAGCCCTAGCGTCCATATCTCTGCTGGCGGGGTGCGGCCTGTTCTCGGACGAGGACGCCGACCGTGAACAGAAGATCTCCGTCGGTACGACCAGCGAGCCGAGCACTCTCGACCCGGCTGCCGCCTGGGACGGTTCGTGGGAGCTGTACCGGAACGTCTTCCAGACCCTGGTGAGCTTCCCGACGGGGAGCACCGTGCCGCAGTCCGACGCGGCCGAGTGCCGCTTCGCCGACACCGCCAACAAGGTCTTCGAGTGCGAGCTGCGGGAGGGTCTCACCTTCACCAACGGCGACAAGCTCGACGCCACCGCGGTCAAGCACTCCATCGACCGCATCCGGACCATCGCCGTGCAGGGTGGTCCGAAGGGTCTGCTGGGGTCGCTCGACAAGGTGGAGACGACCGGTGACCGCATTGTGACCTTCCGGCTCAAGACGGCCGACGCCACGTTCCCGTTCATCCTCGCCACCCCGGCCATGTCGATCGTGCCGCCCTCCGAGTACCCGGCCGACAAGCTCCGTGAGGACGGCAAGCTCACCGGCTCCGGCCCGTACGCCCTGGCCTCCTACGAGAAGGGCGAGCGGGCCGAGCTGACCCGCTTCGCCAAGTACAAGGGCTTCGCCAAGATCAAGAACGACGCGGTGACGATCCGCTACTTCCAGGACTCCGCCCTCATGATGACGGCCCTGAAGAAGCAGGAGATCGACGCGATCAACCGCGGTCTGACCGCGGAGCAGGTCGTCGAACTCCAGGAGAAGAAGCCGGAGAACGATCACCTCCAGCTCGTCGAGACGGTCGGCGCCGACATCCGCTACCTCGTTTTCAACCCGTCCGACCCGGGCGCCGGCAAGCTGGCGGTGCGCCGAGCGATCGCCCAGATCGTCGACCGCGGCGCGCTGGTGGAGAA
Coding sequences within:
- a CDS encoding ABC transporter substrate-binding protein, encoding MFYRTCLQAAAALASISLLAGCGLFSDEDADREQKISVGTTSEPSTLDPAAAWDGSWELYRNVFQTLVSFPTGSTVPQSDAAECRFADTANKVFECELREGLTFTNGDKLDATAVKHSIDRIRTIAVQGGPKGLLGSLDKVETTGDRIVTFRLKTADATFPFILATPAMSIVPPSEYPADKLREDGKLTGSGPYALASYEKGERAELTRFAKYKGFAKIKNDAVTIRYFQDSALMMTALKKQEIDAINRGLTAEQVVELQEKKPENDHLQLVETVGADIRYLVFNPSDPGAGKLAVRRAIAQIVDRGALVEKVYKGTAEPLYSMVPKGIAGHTTEFFDRYGEPDVKKAEEILEDAGITEPVSLSFWYTTDRYGSATAPEFAELKRQLEATGLFKISIQGKPWAEFQKGYQAGQYPVFGRGWFPDFPDPDNFIAPFVGPNNVLGTPYEAPEISEQLVQSRRESDRGAVTKQFEKAQEILVDDVRLLPLWQGKLYVAASEEIGGGERSLDPQTVMQVWELYRKASW